Proteins from a single region of Apostichopus japonicus isolate 1M-3 chromosome 21, ASM3797524v1, whole genome shotgun sequence:
- the LOC139963088 gene encoding calcipressin-2-like, which translates to MDTEDKDSDRNGLNGSETKRTKTHIMEDMIDYSVIPPTLVATNVPNEVYFNEDEKLWFEAQFKKLGGPVTFQYFKSFHRVRINYQSGEESLAAKIAMDKRQMCGQEIGVYFIQIHPVSEGSQNLEPPEPDRQFLLSPPASPPVGWAPKKESEPVINYELLSALATLSPGESHELHPGDAGKPKIIVHTCENQEQDGPKLKIAHTKRPIA; encoded by the exons ATGGACACTGAAGACAAAGATTCAGACAGAAATGGACTGAATGGTTCAGAGACGAAAAGAACCAAAACACATATAATGGAGGATATGATCGATTATTCCGTGATACCACCTACGCTGGTTGCTACAAACGTCCCAAATGAAGTTTATTTTAATGAAGATGAAAAG CTCTGGTTTGAGGCCCAGTTTAAAAAGCTTGGAGGTCCTGTTACCTTCCAGTACTTCAAGAGTTTTCATCGTGTGAGGATAAATTACCAGTCCGGAGAGGAATCATTAGCTGCTAAAATAGCGATGGACAAGAGACAAATGTGTGGACAAGAAATTGGTGTCTACTTCATTCAG ATTCATCCCGTCTCTGAAGGGTCACAAAATCTGGAGCCACCCGAACCAGACAGACAGTTCCTGTTATCACCACCAGCATCACCGCCTGTCGGCTGGGCGCCCAAGAAGGAATCTGAACCGGTCATAAACTACGAATTACTGTCGGCTTTAGCTACTCTGTCACCAG GTGAGAGTCACGAGTTGCATCCGGGAGATGCAGGTAAGCCAAAGATTATCGTCCACACGTGTGAAAATCAGGAGCAGGACGGACCTAAGCTTAAAATTGCGCACACCAAGAGACCAATAGCCTGA